GCCAAGGGCAACGGCCTTGGCAACCGCATCGTCACCGCCATGGCCTCCAAGCTGGGGGCGTCGCTGGCCTTCCTGCCGAAGGACAAGGGCACGTCCGTGCGCATGGAGTTTCCGCTCCAGCCGCAGGACGGCCGGAGCGCCCACTGATAAACGGCGCTGGCCGCTCAGCCGACGTCGGTGGGGAAGCCCGCTTCCTTCCAGCCGAGAATGCCGCCCTGCATATGCTCCTCATAGGGCAGGCCCGCCGCCTGCGCGAGGGCGAGCGCCTTCTGGGAGCGCTGGCCGGAGCGGCAGGAAAAGACGAGCCTCTTGCCCTGCGGGTCCGGCAAGGCTGACGCATCGAACGTCTGCAGGGGGAAAAGGACGGAACCGGGAATGCGCTCGGCCGTCGTCTCATTGGGTTCGCGCACGTCCACCAGCAGGATGGTGCCATCCTCCAGACCGGCCTTCACGTCCGCCGGCGTGAGATGCACGACGCGGCCGCCGAAGGGATTGATTTCACTCATCTGGCGATCTCCATTTCGGCGTCCAAACTGCCCCATGCGGGCGCGGGCTGGCAAGCGCTTCGCGACGCGCCCGCTCCCCGCATGTCCCTCGCGTCGTCACAGCTCGCGCGCATCTCCGCAGGATAATCGCATGCGTTGAATACAACGTACCAAAGCACCTCTTTGCGCCATTTGGATACCTTACACAACGTAAGATTGTACCAAAATTTCCTCCCGAACCGGCGCCGCTCATCTGCCGTTCATGTTCGATTTGATAGGTGGATGGCGTTATCGCGTTGCCGCCGAGCGGCGGTTCGGAGAGAGGATCGATGCACGGGCGTCCGTGGATGATCGCGCTGGTCGCAGGAGCCATCGGGCTCATGGGCGTGTCGGGTGAGGCGAAAGCCCAGAACGACGCGGTGCCGGGCGCGATCTTCGGCGGCGTGGCCGGCGCGCTGATCGGCGGTGCCGTAAGCGGCAAGGCCGGCGGCGCCGTAGCCGGAGCCCTCATCGGCGGTACGACCGGCGCCATTGTCGGCTCGCAGGTCAACCGCCCCCCGCCGCCGCCTCCGGCGTACTATTTCTGGAATGGGAACCGGTGCTTCTACCGGTACCCCAACGGGCAGGTGATCCGCGTGTCGCGCGGATATTGCCAGTAGAGCTATTGGTCGGTTTCGTTCCCCCGCACGGTTCCGATCAGTGGAAAGGCGTCGGCTTCGGCCGGCGCCTTTTTACTTTCTGCGTCCGGTTTCATTTCTGCGGCGGCGACGCGCTCCGGAGCCGGATCCGTCTCGTTTTCAGGAGTTGGAGGGCGATTCACTGCTCAGATTGATGCAATCCGAGCGGATCGCGCTCTAGAGTGCGGCCATGACGCGCACCCGCTTTGCACTGCCCTCCCTTGATGACCTCACCACCGGCGGCAAGCGTGCCGTCGCCGCAGCGCTCGCGGGCGTCGAGACGGCGCGCGGCACACCCGCCCTCACCGCCTTGCTCGATGCCGCTGCCGCCAACGCCCGCGCGCAGGTTCTCGGGCTCACCGGCCCGCCGGGGGTCGGCAAGTCCACCCTGACGAACGTGCTCGTGCAGCGCGCCCGCGTCGCGGGCCGCACCGTGGCGGTGCTGGCGGTGGA
The Azorhizobium caulinodans ORS 571 genome window above contains:
- a CDS encoding rhodanese-like domain-containing protein, whose protein sequence is MSEINPFGGRVVHLTPADVKAGLEDGTILLVDVREPNETTAERIPGSVLFPLQTFDASALPDPQGKRLVFSCRSGQRSQKALALAQAAGLPYEEHMQGGILGWKEAGFPTDVG
- a CDS encoding glycine zipper domain-containing protein encodes the protein MIALVAGAIGLMGVSGEAKAQNDAVPGAIFGGVAGALIGGAVSGKAGGAVAGALIGGTTGAIVGSQVNRPPPPPPAYYFWNGNRCFYRYPNGQVIRVSRGYCQ